AAAGCTAAATATTGATGAGGACATGTACTGTGACTTTTATTTGCCAGAAAATAAAATTTATGTAGAGTTTTGGGGTATGTCCGACCCTAAATATTTAGAACGAAAAAAGAGAAAACTCGAATTATACAGTAAGTATAATTTTATTTTAGTAGAACTGGATGATTCCGACCTTGAAAACTTAGACGAAAATTTGCAATCTAAATTAAGAAAGGTTGGTTTAGTGGTTCATTAAAAAACATAAATATTATGCAAACACAAAAATATTCGGTCAATCAACATCCCATAGAAACCCTATTATCTTGGGTAAAATCGGGCGAAATAGCCATACCCGAAATACAGCGCCCTTTTGTTTGGAAATCAAGTAAGGTAAGAGATTTAATGGATTCCCTTTATAAAGGCTATCCCATAGGCTACATCATTTCATGGCGTAACCATAATGTAAAATTAAAGGATGAGTCTATGTCAGAAGGCAAAAAGATTCTAATCGATGGGCAACAACGTATTACCGCTCTAAGAGCAGCTATTCTGGATGCGGAGGAATGAGAAGATTTTAAATAACTATACTAATGCCTATTAATAATCAAGCCAGTTTCAATCAAAGATTAATATCGTCTCACATTCATGAGAGAGGAACAACTATTAATTTCGAAGTAACTATTGATTCTTCAGTCGTAAATTGGAATTTTAGAATAATCGAAGGTCTGGTTTTTAATAGACTTGTGAAAGTTAACCATGTTCACATAAACCATGGTTTAGTATTCAAAAATTGCACATTTAAATCCGGAATTGTTTTTAATGAGGTTTCAACTTCAGACTATTCACAGACAACCAATCCTTATAACTGTTCCATTCTAATTTCTGATTGTAAGGGAGAGCATATATTCGTCGCTTACAAAAATAGATTGGAAAGGTCTTTTGTTGTAGATTCTAATTCAGAATTTGAACGAATAAAAATTGATACAGCAGTAATTGAGGGAGGTCTCAAAATCAAGGATAGTAATATTAAATCTATATTGGATATTACAAGGGGTGATTTCGAACTTGAACTTCGTAATACCAATATAGGTGGTAATTTAAGGGTAGAAACTCTAAAAGGAGATGTTTCAATTATAAGGTGTGAGATAAAAGAATGGTGTAGATTTTGGAACGTTGAATGTCCAAATAACTTTACTTTTAATGATAATGTTTTCAATGGAACATTTAATATAGAGGCATCTAGAATTAAAGGCGTTTTCATCCACAGGGATGTATTTAATAAAAAATTAAAACTCGAAAACAGAGATTTAGTTGGTACAAACAAAGCAAATTGTGATGAAATATTTATTACTGAAGCAAAGTTTATTGAAGGAGCAGATTTTAATGGTTTGGGTTATCCTATTGATAAAATTACTTTAAGGTTATCACCTAGTTTTGAAGGTGTCCTTAATTTTGATAATTGGAGAGTTGATGATTTACAGGTGTCAGGCATAAATCAGAACCTCAAATTGCTGTTTAACAGAATGGTATTTAGGTTGGTTCTCTTCAATAATTTCACAAATTATGCTGACTTGAGTTTTGTAAAATGTTCTGCAACGGAAAATAGCTCGTTGAATTTCAGTAATTCCGATTTCGGTTCAGCAAGATTTAATGAATTTGATTTAGGCTCATTCGGTGTTATTAGAATTGATAATGTACAGTTAGATAGCATAAAAGCTTCAAATGTTAAATGGTTTGATAATGATAAACTTGAAATAATATCTAATGTTTCAGAAGAAGATAAACAAAGAGGAATTCGTGAAATTTCTAAACAATTAAAATCCGCTTTATCCAAATCAGGCAATGAAATTGACAGTCTTTTATTTAAGGCAAGGGAGATGCAAGCCTACCGAAACGAACTTAAAGAATATGGAGAAAATTATAAATGGACTGACAAGGTCATAATGACGGTTAGCCGTACTAATAATTACGGGTTGAGTTGGTGGAAACCACTTTGGATTATTTCTTTAATTACACTTGGTTTTTATGTTATAATGCTTCCCATATTTTCAGACCAAATAAATTATACAATGGCTAAAAGTATGGATGATATTTCACTAACATTGTCTGAGGTATGGAATAATTTTAATGTATTCTGGCAAATGTTTAATCCAGCGAGAAAATTTTCTTCCACGTATGGAGAAATTGATAGTAGTTGGTTGCAGTTTTTAGACCTTTTCCACCGTGTTATACTGGGTATATTTATTTATCAAATTATTAAAGGTTTTAGAAGATTAAGTTCAAAATAAGAAATGAGAACATGAAGTATAACAACATATAACTCGAATTATTAAAATAAAAATATCATGGCAGTACTCGGTAAAATTATTAAAGAAAAAATTGATAGAATTAGTATCAGACAAGGAGATGTAGTTGCAGATGTAATTATAGAAAAACACTGGATGCAGTTAAGAACCTATGCCTTCGGAGACCTTGATAGAAGCCGGGGTGCCAAACAAAACATTCAATTTGATAGAGATAAGGCCATAGAACTAAGAAATTTGTTAGACGAATTTATAAATCAATAATTCCAAATATTTAATAGCAGACTTTTATTTTAGATAATTATGTATAGCATCGCTTCCTATAAAATCCCTTTCTGGGCAGAAAATAGCGGTTTCATGACAGGCCGTGATGCCTTGGGAATACAAAATAGTTCCATTACTACTTATGGAAGATTACTCCCGGGGTTAACCAACTTAACGCAACGATTGAGATACTATGGTTTCTATATGTGGATTATTCGAGAATTTTATAAAGCCAATGAAGGTAGAACAGATTTCACCCATAGAGAACATTATAACTTTATTCGAAGAGGAGAGCTAATTATAGCTTTTATAATGCGAAATAAGGCTCCTGAGGTAAAAAGTGTAATAGGAAGCAAATTTACAGGAGAAAATGAATCCGAAATAGTTGAAAAGGGGTATTATGACATTCACTTAGGCGCCGATAAGCTAAAAGACACAAAAAAAGGGTCTGTTTATTGGGATTTTAGGTCCGGTGCGCTGGGTCAGTATTATGCAGGGGCTTTGTCCACACTCAATCTAATCAATACTGAAGGCCAATTTTTTCATTTGGAAAAGAAAGGAAAATTACTCGCAGATGATTATGCCAATTCAATAGATAAATTACAGCAAAAAAGGTTTTTAGATGTAATAGAAA
This genomic stretch from Flavobacteriaceae bacterium GSB9 harbors:
- a CDS encoding DUF262 domain-containing protein — translated: MQTQKYSVNQHPIETLLSWVKSGEIAIPEIQRPFVWKSSKVRDLMDSLYKGYPIGYIISWRNHNVKLKDESMSEGKKILIDGQQRITALRAAILDAEE